The following nucleotide sequence is from Agromyces sp. SYSU T00194.
CATCCGCCGAACCGCCCCCGCCCGCACTCGCCGTACTCGCATTCGACGACGGCGCGATGCTCGAGCTCACCGACGCCGGCGGGTGGGTGTCGCTCGGCTGCTGGGTGGTCGACGACCCGGCCGACGTGCCGGCGGTGGCGAAGCTCGGGCCCGACCCCGCCGACCCGAGGTACTCGCGGGCCGACTTCGAGCGCGCGTTCGGCGGCCGGCGCAAGCAGGTGAAGGCCGTACTGCAGGAGCAGGAGTCGATCGCGGGCATCGGCAACGCGTACTCCGACGAGATCCTGTTCGCGGCCCGTGTCTCGCCGGTCGTGCACGCCAACGCGCTCGACGACGATGCGCGCGACCGCCTGTTCGCCGCGACCGTGCGGGTGGTGCGCGACGCGATCGCCGCACGGCGCGGCGTCCCGATCGCCGACCTGAAGGCAGCCAAGGTGGCCGCGATGCGCGTGCACGGTCGCGCCGGGGAGGCGTGCCCGCGCTGCGGCGACGAGATCCGCGACTTCACCTTCGCGAGCACGACCGCCCAGTACAGCCCCACGTGCCAGACCGGCGGCGAGGTGCTGGCGCTGCGCGAGGCATCCGGCGCCTGACGGTCGGCGCCGCGTCTCAGCCGCCGGTGCGAGCCACCCAGGCGGCGACCGCGGCACGGTTCGGCGCGCCGAGCTTGCGCAGGATCGAGCGGAGGTGCTGCTCGACCGTGCGCTCGGAGAGGAACAGGTCCGCGGCGATCGCGCGGTTGCTCGCGCCCTCGGCGACGAGCGCCGCGACCTCGCGCTCGCGGGGTGACAGGGGCGAGGTGCGCGACGAGATCCGTGCCGCCTCGTCGGCCGCGGCCCGCGCGTACCGCACGGCGCCCAGCTCCGCGGCCCTCCGCTCGGCCTGCGCGAACCACTCGCCCGCCGCGCCCGCGTCCCCGAGGAACGCCTCGAGCCGCCCGAGCACGAGGGCGACCGGTCCGCCGTAGGGCGTGGTGACGCCGGCCACCACGTGCAGGTGGCCGAACGGGGCCAGCGTGTCGCGCAGCTGTGCGGCCGATGCCCGGTCGTCGGCGAGGATGGCGAGGCGCGAGAACGCCTGGCAGGCGATGAGCCACTCCACCGCCGTCGGCGGCAGGGCGTCGAGCCGCGGCGCGATCGTGCGCCAGATCGCGACCGCCTCGTCGCGTCGGCCGAGCTCGGCGAGCAGCTCGCCGCGCCAGGCCTGCATGGGCTGCGGTGCACCGACGAGGCTGGCCGCCACGTCCCGCTCCACCGCGGCGAGCTCCTCGCCGGTGCGCAGCGCCAGCGAGCTGCGGAAGAACAGCTGGATGGCACCCGCATCGGCCGCGCCCGCGGCCTCGCCCAGCTCGCGCGCCCGATCGGCGAGCACGGATGCCGCTGCGAGGCGGTCCTCCCAGAGCGCGGTGTTCGCGGCGACCAGCTCGAGGCGCCACCGCCACGCCGGTGCGTCGCTGCGGTGCACGACCGCCGTCAGCGCCGCGACGGCCTCGGCGACCTCGACGCGCAGTCCGAGCTGCAGCAGCGCGTCGGCGCGCCACAGCCACCCCCAGGCGAGGATCTCGTCGTCGGCCGCCGCGTGGCCGAGCTCCACCAGCCGGGCGGCGGTGCCGAGT
It contains:
- a CDS encoding DNA-formamidopyrimidine glycosylase family protein, whose product is MPESPEVQALAEELGARLAGRTLVDADVLEFRVQKTRARPLSALVGAQVAGVARHGKLLDLAFASGAHLVVSLGRHGWARWAAAGASVPADATEVTDATEVTDASEVTDAGDATDAPAARDADAARPPEASAEPPPPALAVLAFDDGAMLELTDAGGWVSLGCWVVDDPADVPAVAKLGPDPADPRYSRADFERAFGGRRKQVKAVLQEQESIAGIGNAYSDEILFAARVSPVVHANALDDDARDRLFAATVRVVRDAIAARRGVPIADLKAAKVAAMRVHGRAGEACPRCGDEIRDFTFASTTAQYSPTCQTGGEVLALREASGA
- a CDS encoding LuxR C-terminal-related transcriptional regulator — its product is MRTESEPPDATDAPAPTSAPSGERARAEQLLARARAESRTGSAARAWDAAVGAAAIGRALGDADVVARAATAVQGQLIASREATAAQQALCLEALAMLGPEPSDRRTLVADQLSAISTAWSEEVAPPEARIDADAAERRFLALQAEHARALGPHGIADRLGTAARLVELGHAAADDEILAWGWLWRADALLQLGLRVEVAEAVAALTAVVHRSDAPAWRWRLELVAANTALWEDRLAAASVLADRARELGEAAGAADAGAIQLFFRSSLALRTGEELAAVERDVAASLVGAPQPMQAWRGELLAELGRRDEAVAIWRTIAPRLDALPPTAVEWLIACQAFSRLAILADDRASAAQLRDTLAPFGHLHVVAGVTTPYGGPVALVLGRLEAFLGDAGAAGEWFAQAERRAAELGAVRYARAAADEAARISSRTSPLSPREREVAALVAEGASNRAIAADLFLSERTVEQHLRSILRKLGAPNRAAVAAWVARTGG